In Odontesthes bonariensis isolate fOdoBon6 chromosome 6, fOdoBon6.hap1, whole genome shotgun sequence, one genomic interval encodes:
- the LOC142381971 gene encoding uncharacterized protein LOC142381971 isoform X1, with translation MEVKDSSGRMMDNSTGNKSHVPCQTWAGQTDWSTNLSQGLVIHQHTNSQHLSLGSSSEQSRLYNLLQATNQSCMNNMSALPSRNNNHDSPLYKFPHISNISSSNSLFDNTAIPSTSHLMSFAQQSPHSSAMLIAANQEKTVPPPSLLQPNQGPQPCRPRHLPFLSPNNPQKALFQMQLPGQGLPDGLQVPAISLPSCGQHRDATQASFGGQNVKSTGVAVYSHSYASPPSQDQPQWVPSSLSRGAVNGSVPNAAVPRNKQPAQKGNISNSSALAANDERRSIILRQRAQLLEQLENMNKLLESMPPDANDDDQWPHTAVKDDPHPCKPTETSDPHQVQLPSEETAGRSSPSFYDEKNQVTDTPEEQMSPAESVEKDDSCCDSADDTDPDYMPHSDGSLSDCQSKDTLSSRNHESHSRPQSPTDETHPLAKTKMDTSSDSSCEEESATPPKNMKKSSQIKPAETVVLPVSNTKARRVYDRKNYCLFCTKPMSKMARHLERVHSDRPEVAIAFQYPIFSKERHRIWTKLTNEGNFAHNKTVLKTGKGQLAVRKRPKKTLKAVDYIHCIYCLGLYGKKAMYRHLSKCPNRVKKEGESRGKTRIISRCVLLTVDLGVSESVKNILCEMIYDDVTRTVMDNRIILQFAEQMFNEYGKDVKKHGYIRQNLRQIARLLLEAQKMTPMESLEDFFYPSNFRHVVFAVNVVAGYDPEKKAYSVPSLAIKLGYILQKVCCIVEGNANESGDASVAEAARNFLSVYQKKWSKRISSGALTNLKEIKQKREQKIPFVQDVKRLHFHLEGVHSLAEKKLAESYCAENYAALARVVLARLIVFNRRKTKEVASIPITAFMSRKRSGVLDDMDFCVSELERTLCGIFTRVDIRGSSGRMVPVLLKPCFESSMQLLISARKACGVSSHNPFVFGRPTALSAYNGSECVQRFASECGAEHPTELTSVKIRRHFATMLQLINLDEDEARQIFGPDNQIHVLRQNDNMMYDDTDVEPGVRLQLAEGLEANSQHHDEVSSTSCGAAGLPAYGVKTSGSTTTPHKFDKLRAQDSPKAKLKWDEEEVGAVEKHLMSFIKEGRVPQKNDCVQCLEAESHALRARTWKGVKDYVRNRITTLQRQRGSFRKPSKSRKRPRQEEPQQKTDSTKAKLKWDEEEVRAVEKHLMSFIKEHEVPQKNDCVQCLEAEPHALRARTWKGVKDYVRNRITTLQRQRERGSFRKPSEKDKRPRLEEPQEQTDSPKAKVKWDEEEVRAVESHLMSFIKEGRVPQKNDCVQCLEAESHALRARTWKGLKDYVRNRITTLQRQRGSFSENCKSPWLEEQLQISRNYQQL, from the exons ATGGAAGTAAAAGACTCCTCCGGGAGAATGATGGACAACTCGACAGGAAATAAGAGCCATGTACCCTGTCAGACGTGGGCCGGCCAGACTGACTGGTCCACAAATTTGTCTCAGGGACTCGTCATCCACCAACACACCAACTCCCAGCATCTCAGTCTGGGTTCATCCTCCGAGCAGAGTCGCCTGTACAACCTCCTTCAGGCAACCAATCAGAGCTGTATGAACAATATGAGCGCTTTACCTTCCAGAAACAATAATCATGACTCTCCTCTGTACAAATTCCCTCACATTAGCAACATTTCATCATCCAACTCGCTTTTTGACAACACTGCAATCCCAAGTACCTCTCACTTGATGTCCTTTGCTCAGCAAAGCCCTCACAGCTCAGCTATGCTGATTGCagcaaatcaagaaaaaacggTCCCCCCACCATCTCTTCTCCAACCGAACCAAGGACCACAGCCTTGTAGGCCCCGGCATCTACCATTTCTCTCACCCAACAACCCTCAGAAAGCATTGTTTCAAATGCAGCTACCCGGTCAGGGTTTACCAGACGGACTTCAGGTTCCGGCCATCAGCCTGCCATCATGCGGGCAGCACAGAGATGCGACTCAAGCGTCTTTTGGAGGACAAAATGTGAAGTCGACTGGTGTTGCTGTTTACTCGCACAGCTATGCCTCACCCCCCTCTCAGGATCAGCCTCAGTGGGTACCTTCATCTCTTAGTAGGG GAGCTGTGAACGGGTCTGTCCCAAATGCAGCTGTTCCTCGAAACAAGCAACCCGCACAAAAGGGGAATATTTCAAATAGTTCTGCACTG GCTGCCAACGATGAACGCCGCTCAATCATTTTACGGCAGCGTGCACAGCTTCTTGAACAACTGGAAAACATGAATAAGCTT CTGGAATCGATGCCTCCAGATGCCAACGACGATGATCAGTGGCCACACACAGCTGTTAAG GATGATCCACATCCGTGTAAGCCGACTGAAACCAGTGATCCACACCAAGTTCAGCTGCCTTCAGAAGAG ACAGCGGGTCGTTCATCACCTTCGTTCTATGATGAAAAAAATCAGGTGACTGATACGCCAGAGGAGCAGATGTCCCCAGCTGAGTCGGTG GAAAAGGACGACAGTTGTTGTGACTCAGCAGATGACACCGATCCTGATTACATGCCTCACAGCGACGGCAGCCTCTCAGATTGCCAATCTAAGGACACCCTCAGCTCCAGGAATCATGAGAGCCACAGCAGGCCACAGAGTCCCACAGATGAAACGCATCCTCTGGCAAAGACAAAAATGGATACCTCGAGCGATTCCTCGTGTGAAGAGGAAAGTGCCACTCCtccaaaaaatatgaaaaaaagcaGTCAGATAAAGCCCGCAGAAACTGTGGTCTTACCAGTTTCAAACACAAAAGCAAGACGTGTTTATGACAGGAAGAATTACTGTTTGTTTTGCACTAAGCCCATGAGCAAAATGGCACGGCATCTTGAGAGAGTCCACAGTGACAGACCAGAGGTTGCTATTGCATTCCAGTATCCAATATTTTCCAAAGAGAGGCACAGGATATGGACCAAACTAACAAACGAAGGAAACTTTGCACATAATAAaactgttttgaaaacaggaaaggGACAACTTGCTGTACGAAAAAGACCCAAAAAAACCTTGAAGGCGGTAGACTATATTCACTGCATTTACTGTCTGGGTCTTTATGGAAAGAAAGCTATGTACAGGCACTTGAGTAAATGCCCAAACAGAGTTAAGAAAGAAGGGGAATCGCGGGGAAAAACGCGCATCATATCTAGATGTGTGCTTTTGACCGTAGACCTTGGTGTCAGTGAGAGTGTTAAGAACATTCTTTGCGAGATGATCTATGATGACGTGACACGAACTGTCATGGATAACAGGATTATTTTGCAGTTTGCGGAGCAAATGTTCAATGAGTACGGCAAGGATGTGAAGAAGCATGGCTACATAAGACAAAACCTTCGACAAATAGCAAGACTGTTGCTGGAGGCTCAAAAGATGACCCCTATGGAGAGTCTGGAGGATTTCTTTTACCCCTCAAACTTCCGACATGTGGTGTTTGCTGTGAACGTCGTGGCAGGTTATGACCCTGAAAAGAAAGCATACAGCGTCCCCTCTCTTGCCATCAAGCTTGGTTACATCCTACAGAAGGTCTGCTGTATTGTTGAAGGAAATGCCAATGAGTCGGGTGACGCCAGTGTGGCAGAGGCTGCCAGAAACTTCCTCTCTGTGTATCAGAAGAAATGGAGTAAGCGCATTTCTTCGGGTGCATTAACAAATCTCaaagaaattaaacagaaaaggGAACAGAAGATTCCATTTGTTCAAGACGTGAAACGCCTGCATTTCCACTTGGAGGGTGTTCATAGTCTTGCTGAGAAGAAACTTGCAGAGAGCTATTGTGCAGAAAACTACGCTGCTCTGGCTAGGGTGGTGCTCGCTCGGTTAATAGTTTTCAACAGGAGGAAAACTAAAGAGGTCGCATCCATTCCAATAACAGCTTTCATGTCCCGGAAGCGGTCAGGTGTGCTTGATGACATGGATTTTTGCGTCTCAGAATTGGAAAGAACCCTGTGTGGGATCTTCACTAGAGTTGACATCAGAGGGAGTTCTGGGAGAATGGTCCCTGTTTTACTCAAGCCCTGTTTTGAGTCATCTATGCAGCTACTGATCAGTGCCCGCAAGGCATGCGGGGTTTCCAGTCACAACCCCTTCGTCTTTGGCCGACCAACTGCGCTGTCTGCCTACAACGGCTCAGAGTGCGTCCAACGGTTTGCGAGTGAATGTGGAGCCGAGCACCCCACAGAACTGACATCGGTAAAGATCCGGAGGCATTTCGCAACAATGCTCCAGCTGATTAACCTCGATGAAGATGAAGCCAGACAGATATTTGGACCCGATAATCAAATCCACGTCCTGCGACAGAACGACAACATGATGTATGATGACACCGACGTGGAGCCTGGAG TGAGATTGCAGCTTGCAGAAGGACTGGAAGCCAACAGCCAACATCACGATGAAGTTTCCAGTACGAGCTGTGGAGCTGCAGGTCTACCAGCATATGGAGTAAAAACCAGCGGCAGTACGACTACACCTCACAAATTTGACAAATTAAGGGCACAAG ACTCCCCCAAAGCCAAACTTAAATGGGACGAAGAAGAGGTTGGTGCCGTAGAAAAACACCTGATGAGTTTCATCAAAGAGGGCAGGGTGCCTCAGAAAAACGACTGCGTTCAGTGCCTCGAGGCCGAGTCACATGCGCTGAGGGCGCGGACGTGGAAAGGTGTGAAAGACTACGTCAGGAACAGGATCACTACTCTGCAGAGACAAAGGGGCTCTTTCAGGAAACCATCTAAAAGTCGTAAAAGGCCAAGGCAGGAGGAACCACAGCAGAAAACAG ACTCCACCAAAGCCAAACTTAAATGGGACGAAGAAGAAGTTCGTGCCGTGGAAAAACACCTGATGAGTTTCATCAAAGAGCACGAGGTGCCTCAGAAAAACGACTGCGTTCAGTGCCTCGAGGCCGAGCCACATGCGCTGAGGGCGCGGACGTGGAAAGGTGTGAAAGACTATGTCAGAAACAGGATCACTACTctgcagaggcagagagagaggggctCTTTCAGGAAACCATCAGAAAAGGATAAAAGGCCAAGGCTGGAGGAACCTCAGGAGCAAACAG ACTCCCCCAAAGCCAAAGTTAAATGGGACGAAGAAGAGGTTCGTGCCGTAGAAAGTCACCTGATGAGTTTCATCAAAGAGGGCAGGGTGCCTCAGAAAAACGACTGCGTTCAGTGCCTCGAGGCCGAGTCACATGCGCTGAGGGCCCGGACGTGGAAAGGGTTGAAAGACTACGTGAGGAACAGGATCACTACTCTGCAGAGACAAAGGGGCTCTTTTTCAGAAAACTGTAAAAGTCCCTGGCTGGAGGAACAACTGCAGATCAGTAGAAACTACCAGCAGTTGTAG
- the LOC142381971 gene encoding uncharacterized protein LOC142381971 isoform X2, with product MEVKDSSGRMMDNSTGNKSHVPCQTWAGQTDWSTNLSQGLVIHQHTNSQHLSLGSSSEQSRLYNLLQATNQSCMNNMSALPSRNNNHDSPLYKFPHISNISSSNSLFDNTAIPSTSHLMSFAQQSPHSSAMLIAANQEKTVPPPSLLQPNQGPQPCRPRHLPFLSPNNPQKALFQMQLPGQGLPDGLQVPAISLPSCGQHRDATQASFGGQNVKSTGVAVYSHSYASPPSQDQPQWVPSSLSRGAVNGSVPNAAVPRNKQPAQKGNISNSSALAANDERRSIILRQRAQLLEQLENMNKLLESMPPDANDDDQWPHTAVKDDPHPCKPTETSDPHQVQLPSEETAGRSSPSFYDEKNQVTDTPEEQMSPAESVEKDDSCCDSADDTDPDYMPHSDGSLSDCQSKDTLSSRNHESHSRPQSPTDETHPLAKTKMDTSSDSSCEEESATPPKNMKKSSQIKPAETVVLPVSNTKARRVYDRKNYCLFCTKPMSKMARHLERVHSDRPEVAIAFQYPIFSKERHRIWTKLTNEGNFAHNKTVLKTGKGQLAVRKRPKKTLKAVDYIHCIYCLGLYGKKAMYRHLSKCPNRVKKEGESRGKTRIISRCVLLTVDLGVSESVKNILCEMIYDDVTRTVMDNRIILQFAEQMFNEYGKDVKKHGYIRQNLRQIARLLLEAQKMTPMESLEDFFYPSNFRHVVFAVNVVAGYDPEKKAYSVPSLAIKLGYILQKVCCIVEGNANESGDASVAEAARNFLSVYQKKWSKRISSGALTNLKEIKQKREQKIPFVQDVKRLHFHLEGVHSLAEKKLAESYCAENYAALARVVLARLIVFNRRKTKEVASIPITAFMSRKRSGVLDDMDFCVSELERTLCGIFTRVDIRGSSGRMVPVLLKPCFESSMQLLISARKACGVSSHNPFVFGRPTALSAYNGSECVQRFASECGAEHPTELTSVKIRRHFATMLQLINLDEDEARQIFGPDNQIHVLRQNDNMMYDDTDVEPGVRLQLAEGLEANSQHHDEVSSTSCGAAGLPAYGVKTSGSTTTPHKFDKLRAQDSPKAKLKWDEEEVGAVEKHLMSFIKEGRVPQKNDCVQCLEAESHALRARTWKGVKDYVRNRITTLQRQRGSFRKPSKSRKRPRQEEPQQKTDSPKAKVKWDEEEVRAVESHLMSFIKEGRVPQKNDCVQCLEAESHALRARTWKGLKDYVRNRITTLQRQRGSFSENCKSPWLEEQLQISRNYQQL from the exons ATGGAAGTAAAAGACTCCTCCGGGAGAATGATGGACAACTCGACAGGAAATAAGAGCCATGTACCCTGTCAGACGTGGGCCGGCCAGACTGACTGGTCCACAAATTTGTCTCAGGGACTCGTCATCCACCAACACACCAACTCCCAGCATCTCAGTCTGGGTTCATCCTCCGAGCAGAGTCGCCTGTACAACCTCCTTCAGGCAACCAATCAGAGCTGTATGAACAATATGAGCGCTTTACCTTCCAGAAACAATAATCATGACTCTCCTCTGTACAAATTCCCTCACATTAGCAACATTTCATCATCCAACTCGCTTTTTGACAACACTGCAATCCCAAGTACCTCTCACTTGATGTCCTTTGCTCAGCAAAGCCCTCACAGCTCAGCTATGCTGATTGCagcaaatcaagaaaaaacggTCCCCCCACCATCTCTTCTCCAACCGAACCAAGGACCACAGCCTTGTAGGCCCCGGCATCTACCATTTCTCTCACCCAACAACCCTCAGAAAGCATTGTTTCAAATGCAGCTACCCGGTCAGGGTTTACCAGACGGACTTCAGGTTCCGGCCATCAGCCTGCCATCATGCGGGCAGCACAGAGATGCGACTCAAGCGTCTTTTGGAGGACAAAATGTGAAGTCGACTGGTGTTGCTGTTTACTCGCACAGCTATGCCTCACCCCCCTCTCAGGATCAGCCTCAGTGGGTACCTTCATCTCTTAGTAGGG GAGCTGTGAACGGGTCTGTCCCAAATGCAGCTGTTCCTCGAAACAAGCAACCCGCACAAAAGGGGAATATTTCAAATAGTTCTGCACTG GCTGCCAACGATGAACGCCGCTCAATCATTTTACGGCAGCGTGCACAGCTTCTTGAACAACTGGAAAACATGAATAAGCTT CTGGAATCGATGCCTCCAGATGCCAACGACGATGATCAGTGGCCACACACAGCTGTTAAG GATGATCCACATCCGTGTAAGCCGACTGAAACCAGTGATCCACACCAAGTTCAGCTGCCTTCAGAAGAG ACAGCGGGTCGTTCATCACCTTCGTTCTATGATGAAAAAAATCAGGTGACTGATACGCCAGAGGAGCAGATGTCCCCAGCTGAGTCGGTG GAAAAGGACGACAGTTGTTGTGACTCAGCAGATGACACCGATCCTGATTACATGCCTCACAGCGACGGCAGCCTCTCAGATTGCCAATCTAAGGACACCCTCAGCTCCAGGAATCATGAGAGCCACAGCAGGCCACAGAGTCCCACAGATGAAACGCATCCTCTGGCAAAGACAAAAATGGATACCTCGAGCGATTCCTCGTGTGAAGAGGAAAGTGCCACTCCtccaaaaaatatgaaaaaaagcaGTCAGATAAAGCCCGCAGAAACTGTGGTCTTACCAGTTTCAAACACAAAAGCAAGACGTGTTTATGACAGGAAGAATTACTGTTTGTTTTGCACTAAGCCCATGAGCAAAATGGCACGGCATCTTGAGAGAGTCCACAGTGACAGACCAGAGGTTGCTATTGCATTCCAGTATCCAATATTTTCCAAAGAGAGGCACAGGATATGGACCAAACTAACAAACGAAGGAAACTTTGCACATAATAAaactgttttgaaaacaggaaaggGACAACTTGCTGTACGAAAAAGACCCAAAAAAACCTTGAAGGCGGTAGACTATATTCACTGCATTTACTGTCTGGGTCTTTATGGAAAGAAAGCTATGTACAGGCACTTGAGTAAATGCCCAAACAGAGTTAAGAAAGAAGGGGAATCGCGGGGAAAAACGCGCATCATATCTAGATGTGTGCTTTTGACCGTAGACCTTGGTGTCAGTGAGAGTGTTAAGAACATTCTTTGCGAGATGATCTATGATGACGTGACACGAACTGTCATGGATAACAGGATTATTTTGCAGTTTGCGGAGCAAATGTTCAATGAGTACGGCAAGGATGTGAAGAAGCATGGCTACATAAGACAAAACCTTCGACAAATAGCAAGACTGTTGCTGGAGGCTCAAAAGATGACCCCTATGGAGAGTCTGGAGGATTTCTTTTACCCCTCAAACTTCCGACATGTGGTGTTTGCTGTGAACGTCGTGGCAGGTTATGACCCTGAAAAGAAAGCATACAGCGTCCCCTCTCTTGCCATCAAGCTTGGTTACATCCTACAGAAGGTCTGCTGTATTGTTGAAGGAAATGCCAATGAGTCGGGTGACGCCAGTGTGGCAGAGGCTGCCAGAAACTTCCTCTCTGTGTATCAGAAGAAATGGAGTAAGCGCATTTCTTCGGGTGCATTAACAAATCTCaaagaaattaaacagaaaaggGAACAGAAGATTCCATTTGTTCAAGACGTGAAACGCCTGCATTTCCACTTGGAGGGTGTTCATAGTCTTGCTGAGAAGAAACTTGCAGAGAGCTATTGTGCAGAAAACTACGCTGCTCTGGCTAGGGTGGTGCTCGCTCGGTTAATAGTTTTCAACAGGAGGAAAACTAAAGAGGTCGCATCCATTCCAATAACAGCTTTCATGTCCCGGAAGCGGTCAGGTGTGCTTGATGACATGGATTTTTGCGTCTCAGAATTGGAAAGAACCCTGTGTGGGATCTTCACTAGAGTTGACATCAGAGGGAGTTCTGGGAGAATGGTCCCTGTTTTACTCAAGCCCTGTTTTGAGTCATCTATGCAGCTACTGATCAGTGCCCGCAAGGCATGCGGGGTTTCCAGTCACAACCCCTTCGTCTTTGGCCGACCAACTGCGCTGTCTGCCTACAACGGCTCAGAGTGCGTCCAACGGTTTGCGAGTGAATGTGGAGCCGAGCACCCCACAGAACTGACATCGGTAAAGATCCGGAGGCATTTCGCAACAATGCTCCAGCTGATTAACCTCGATGAAGATGAAGCCAGACAGATATTTGGACCCGATAATCAAATCCACGTCCTGCGACAGAACGACAACATGATGTATGATGACACCGACGTGGAGCCTGGAG TGAGATTGCAGCTTGCAGAAGGACTGGAAGCCAACAGCCAACATCACGATGAAGTTTCCAGTACGAGCTGTGGAGCTGCAGGTCTACCAGCATATGGAGTAAAAACCAGCGGCAGTACGACTACACCTCACAAATTTGACAAATTAAGGGCACAAG ACTCCCCCAAAGCCAAACTTAAATGGGACGAAGAAGAGGTTGGTGCCGTAGAAAAACACCTGATGAGTTTCATCAAAGAGGGCAGGGTGCCTCAGAAAAACGACTGCGTTCAGTGCCTCGAGGCCGAGTCACATGCGCTGAGGGCGCGGACGTGGAAAGGTGTGAAAGACTACGTCAGGAACAGGATCACTACTCTGCAGAGACAAAGGGGCTCTTTCAGGAAACCATCTAAAAGTCGTAAAAGGCCAAGGCAGGAGGAACCACAGCAGAAAACAG ACTCCCCCAAAGCCAAAGTTAAATGGGACGAAGAAGAGGTTCGTGCCGTAGAAAGTCACCTGATGAGTTTCATCAAAGAGGGCAGGGTGCCTCAGAAAAACGACTGCGTTCAGTGCCTCGAGGCCGAGTCACATGCGCTGAGGGCCCGGACGTGGAAAGGGTTGAAAGACTACGTGAGGAACAGGATCACTACTCTGCAGAGACAAAGGGGCTCTTTTTCAGAAAACTGTAAAAGTCCCTGGCTGGAGGAACAACTGCAGATCAGTAGAAACTACCAGCAGTTGTAG
- the LOC142381972 gene encoding protein transport protein Sec24C, with the protein MMDVPTSSQRQPPCQPWVVQNGWSTATPSAPINNPLPSFHHLNLGSPPGQTPCHSYLQASGNYSPNDLNALASRHNINHNMQGVQQIIPGANQGRNIPPCSLPLMNEASQPCNSLQMSLYSSHCSYQAVAPPFQLPHTYQAPLNGPQLPHQNYLPVSPPLVEQCVNQSKRCSPQPGANVGSSFGLGEKLASPTSPIQQQPQWTVPTHSRGAINDFAPSSVAQERTLTPQSPNSESRYGLDPELLPSAVKVMAEDRAEWEGKVFVSEPFSRLPPLATTSCVIEDRGNASPFAIRSTSYCVPCEGQAALLTHLPLGALVTPLVKQHSGEKPLPLCKDTDCVVGCGSCGASMCPAMGWQDCGQRFYCPFCGKLTEVPWQHYQPTQGVEGVRVDKDKRPELSLGSYEILNSLKSQSAALLLAIDVSPSALRGGHLEFVTQHIHTMLASLKGEDGDSVADVRVGLMTYDSRIHLFDLSPDLSRPHMLIVAETEDLQLPVREGLLVSLKDCIESVNSVLQLIPQFSADCDDSSGVPIELPVKAGLAVLQGLGCPGRLLIFHTSGLIETGSTNSSSGFFGTNKPKTIFQPSEQAISLAKECVGQGCGVHLFVLSQQDVGGAWPGHIPYLTGGTLLTYNHLQGELDRERFSTDLKRIVEADTGYKAELRIFVSKDLRVSGCYGLFVPGPSPGHVAMATLDKRTTLAVELAHTRALDETRGAAIQVVLSYSNQLGEKRTRVHTLTLRCSRHLQDTFRNFQAQTLLAFYCKKMYCAGLERPLQELREELQTEVTQALASYRKHCCSSSVSAGQLVLPQYLRALPVYINSLRKSDVLLPGLRSSIHRRLQQHCQVLGMDVCGTATHFYPLFLPLPLSVDATDAQLLEEALRCSAASLEPRGLYLVHAPLTLLLWVGAQVPACTLVELFNTSCFSSLPSGETKLPALENPLSVSVRSLIDTLNTQAHCTRKLLVVKQGDTCEEALQHHLVEDKSPNGGASYADFLYHLHVNSVRLLQ; encoded by the exons ATGATGGATGTTCCCACATCCAGTCAGAGACAGCCTCCCTGTCAGCCGTGGGTGGTGCAGAACGGCTGGTCTACAGCTACACCGTCAGCACCCATCAACAATCCTCTGCCCAGCTTCCATCACCTAAACCTGGGCTCACCTCCTGGCCAGACCCCCTGCCACAGCTACCTGCAGGCATCCGGCAACTACTCCCCCAATGATCTTAATGCCTTGGCCTCCAGACACAACATTAATCACAACATGCAGGGTGTGCAGCAAATCATTCCTGGTGCAAACCAAGGAAGGAATATACCTCCTTGTTCTCTCCCTCTTATGAATGAAGCGTCACAACCTTGCAACTCCCTACAAAtgtcactttattcatctcacTGCTCTTACCAAGCTGTAGCTCCCCCGTTCCAGCTTCCACATACATACCAGGCACCACTGAATGGACCTCAGTTACCGCATCAAAACTATCTTCCTGTTAGCCCTCCCTTAGTTGAACAATGTGTGAACCAAAGTAAACGGTGTAGCCCTCAACCTGGAGCAAACGTTGGGTCTTCATTTGGACTTGGTGAAAAATTAGCCTCACCCACCTCTCCTATCCAACAACAGCCTCAGTGGACCGTTCCAACACACTCAAGAG GAGCCATAAATGACTTTGCTCCCAGTTCAGTTGCACAGGAAAGAACTTTGACACCGCAG TCTCCCAACTCCGAGTCCCGTTATGGTCTGGACCCGGAGCTGCTGCCCAGCGCT gtgaaggtgatggcagaggATAGGGCAGAGTGGGAGGGCAAGGTCTTTGTCTCTGAGCCGTTTTCCCGTCTTCCTCCTCTGGCAACCACTTCCTGTGTCATAGAGGACAGAG GTAATGCGAGTCCTTTTGCCATCCGCTCCACCTCGTACTGTGTACCATGTGAGGGTCAGGCGGCGCTGCTCACCCACCTGCCACTGGGAGCTCTCGTGACTCCACTCGTGAAACAACATTCTGGAGAG AAGCCCCTCCCACTATGCAAAGACACAGATTGTGTTGTGGGATGTGGTAGTTGTGGAGCCTCCATGTGCCCGGCGATGGGCTGGCAGGACTGTGGACAAAGGTTTTACTGCCCATTCTGTGGTAAACTCACTGAGG TGCCATGGCAACACTATCAGCCCACCCAAGGGGTGGAGGGGGTCCGGGTTGATAAAGACAAGAGACCTGAACTCAGTTTGGGGTCGTATGAAATACTTAACTCTCTGAAG AGTCAGTCCGCTGCACTGCTTCTCGCCATAGATGTGTCTCCCTCAGCGCTGAGAGGAGGACATTTGGAATTTGTGACACAACACATTCACACGATGCTCGCCTCTTTGAAAGG GGAGGATGGTGATTCCGTGGCGGATGTCCGTGTCGGTTTGATGACGTATGACAGCAGGATCCACCTGTTCGACCTCAGTCCTGACCTGTCCCGTCCTCACATGCTCATCGTCGCGGAGACGGAAGACCTGCAGCTTCCTGTGAGGGAGGGGCTTCTGGTGTCCCTCAAAGACTGTATAGAAAGTGTCAACAG TGTGTTGCAGCTCATTCCTCAGTTCAGTGCAGACTGTGATGACTCCAGTGGCGTTCCCATCGAGCTGCCTGTTAAAGCAGGGCTAGCTGTGCTGCAG GGCCTGGGATGTCCCGGGAGGCTGCTGATCTTCCATACTTCTGGTCTGATTGAGACGGGAAGCACAAACTCCTCCTCAGGGTTTTTTGGCACCAACAAACCAAAG ACCATCTTTCAGCCGTCAGAACAGGCCATCTCATTGGCCAAGGAGTGTGTCGGGCAGGGCTGCGGCGTTCACCTGTTTGTCCTCTCCCAGCAAGACGTGGGCGGAGCCTGGCCGGGCCACATTCCATATCTAACAGGTGGCACCTTGCTCACCTACAACCATCTCCAG GGTGAACTGGACAGAGAGCGATTTAGCACTGATCTAAAGCGGATTGTGGAGGCGGACACAGGCTACAAGGCCGAGCTCAGGATATTTGTCAGCAAAG ATTTGCGCGTGTCCGGCTGTTATGGGCTGTTTGTTCCCGGTCCAAGCCCTGGACATGTCGCCATGGCAACTCTCGATAAGAGGACAACACTGGCTGTGGAGCTCGCACACACCAGAGCTCTGGATGAGACGAGAGGCGCAGCCATACAG GTTGTTTTGTCTTACAGCAACCAGCTCGGAGAGAAGAGGACCAGGGTTCACACTCTGACCCTGCGCTGCTCACGCCACCTTCAGGACACTTTCAGGAACTTCCAGGCCCAAACACTACTCGCCTTTTACTGCAAGAAGA TGTACTGTGCAGGGCTTGAGCGCCCTCTACAGGAGCTGAGGGAGGAACTGCAGACTGAGGTAACACAAGCGCTGGCATCTTACCGTAaacactgctgctcctcctcagtATCTGCTGGACAG CTGGTCCTTCCTCAGTACCTGCGAGCTCTTCCCGTTTACATTAACAGTCTAAGGAAGAGTGACGTGCTGCTGCCAGGTTTGCGGAGCTCCATCCACCGGAGGCTACAGCAGCACTGCCAGGTGCTCGGTATGGACGTCTGCGGCACCGCCACACACTTCTACCCTCTGTTTCTGCCTCTG CCGCTGTCAGTTGACGCCACCGACGCTCAACTCTTGGAGGAGGCGCTACGCTGCTCTGCTGCCAGCCTGGAGCCCAGAGGCCTGTATCTTGTTCACGCACCCCTCACCCTGCTGCTCTGGGTGGGCGCCCAAGTCCCAGCATGCACACTGGTTGAGCTTTTCAACACCAGCTGCTTTTCCTCCCTGCCCTCTGGAGAG ACGAAGCTGCCAGCTCTGGAGAACCCGCTCTCTGTCAGCGTTCGATCTCTCATCGATACACTGAACACGCAGGCTCACTGCACCCGTAAG CTGTTGGTGGTGAAGCAGGGCGACACCTGTGAGGAGGCCCTGCAGCACCACCTGGTGGAAGACAAGAGTCCCAATGGAGGGGCGTCCTACGCCGACTTCCTCTACCACCTGCACGTCAACTCCGTCCGACTGCTGCAGTAG